From a region of the Lactuca sativa cultivar Salinas chromosome 4, Lsat_Salinas_v11, whole genome shotgun sequence genome:
- the LOC111911430 gene encoding uncharacterized protein LOC111911430 isoform X2, translated as MADGDHKGELEDSPAIIALGSLLKLTEIHFWVDLYTGMPYDSTYLECKETAMDEAISSSKTESSSVSVETELSRQMNELGLPLSFCTNKEKRNGKVRGNRKYVNKKVLHTHEETRDEASLKDDMQMEATPEHVNGGTCSDMIVDDKRENPKDERIDDTIDSGRNDESGDWMIYWDEFYERNYYYNSRTHESTWEQPPEMAYLDSVYVLNEMKEMVFKIDDEAYAIKNDIKEENSGVLQHDCRLSTTLSDDKLNELLSSKEDDGNMHLTPKKLYTEADDVVYKRKKKVKRTKAHKKSSVDNKEVEFEVSMDPIISKYWCQRYLLFSKYDEGIKMDEEGWFSATPECIARHHAFRCRNGIIVDCFTGVGGNAIRFASNIHTIAIDIDPKKIEYAQHNASIYGVKHLIEFITGDSFILAQNLKADTVFLSPPWGGPHYAKARNFDIITMLKPHNGQFLFNVAKQIAPRIVMFLPRNVDINQLAELSLSVNPPWKLEVEKNFLNGNLKAITAYFTDPSL; from the exons ATGGCAGACGGCGATCATAAAGGCGAACTTGAAGACTCTCCAGCAATTATAGCACTTGGATCCCTCCTTAAGCTCACCGAAATCCACTTTTG GGTCGATCTTTATACCGGGATGCCATATGATTCAACTTATCTAGAATGTAAA GAAACAGCCATGGATGAAGCCATTAGCTCAAGCAAGACAG AAAGTAGTTCTGTATCTGTTGAGACTGAATTGTCTAGGCAGATGAATGAACTAGGGCTTCCTCTTTCCTTCTGCACAAACAAGGAG AAGAGAAATGGAAAGGTCAGAGGAAATAGAAAGTATGTCAACAAGAAAGTTTTGCATACACATGAAGAAACTAGAGATGAAGCTTCTTTAAAAGATGACATGCAAATGGAAGCTACTCCAGAACATGTTAATGGTGGAACTTGTAGTGATATGATTGTTGATGACAAAAGGGAGAATCCAAAAGATGAAAGGATTGATGATACAATTGATAGTGGAAGAAATGATGAATCTGGAGATTGGATGATATATTGGGATGAGTTTTATGAAAGAAACTACTATTACAATAGTAGAACACATGAGTCAACATGGGAACAACCTCCAGAAATGGCATACTTAGATTCTGTTTATGTGTTAAATGAGATGAAAGAGATGGTGTTTAAAATAGATGATGAAGCTTATGCTATTAAAAATGATATCAAAGAGGAAAATTCAGGTGTTTTGCAACATGATTGTAGGCTTTCAACTACTCTTTCTGATGATAAATTAAATGAACTTTTGAGTAGCAAAGAAGATGATGGAAATATGCATCTCACACCAAAGAAATTGTATACTGAAGCTGATGATGTTGTttacaaaagaaaaaagaaagtgaAACGAACAAAGGCACACAAGAAATCATCTGTTGACAATAAAG AGGTTGAATTTGAGGTGTCAATGGATCCAATTATTAGCAAGTATTGGTGTCAAAGATACTTGCTTTTTTCAAAATATGATGAGGGAATAAAAATGGATGAAGAAGGTTGGTTTTCTGCAACTCCGGAATGCATAGCACGGCATCACGCATTCCGATGTCGGAATGGAATCATTGTTGATTGTTTTACTGGAGTTGGTGGGAATGCCATCCGATTTGCATCAAA CATCCACACAATTGCAATTGATATTGATCCAAAGAAGATCGAGTATGCTCAACATAATGCATCCATTTATGGAGTCAAACATCTTATAGAATTTATAACAGGCGACTCTTTCATTTTAGCCCAAAACTTAAAG gCAGACACTGTGTTCTTGTCTCCACCCTGGGGTGGGCCCCACTATGCTAAAGCAAGAAACTTTGACATCATCACTATGCTCAAGCCACATAACGG ACAATTTCTCTTCAATGTGGCGAAACAAATAGCTCCAAGAATCGTTATGTTTCTTCCAAGAAATGTTGACATCAATCAACTAGCTGAGCTGTCACTTTCTGTTAATCCTCCATGGAAACTTGAG GTTGAAAAGAACTTTTTAAATGGCAACTTGAAGGCTATTACTGCCTACTTCACGGATCCATCATTGTGA
- the LOC111911430 gene encoding uncharacterized protein LOC111911430 isoform X1 — translation MADGDHKGELEDSPAIIALGSLLKLTEIHFWVDLYTGMPYDSTYLECKETAMDEAISSSKTESSSVSVETELSRQMNELGLPLSFCTNKEKRNGKVRGNRKYVNKKVLHTHEETRDEASLKDDMQMEATPEHVNGGTCSDMIVDDKRENPKDERIDDTIDSGRNDESGDWMIYWDEFYERNYYYNSRTHESTWEQPPEMAYLDSVYVLNEMKEMVFKIDDEAYAIKNDIKEENSGVLQHDCRLSTTLSDDKLNELLSSKEDDGNMHLTPKKLYTEADDVVYKRKKKVKRTKAHKKSSVDNKEVEFEVSMDPIISKYWCQRYLLFSKYDEGIKMDEEGWFSATPECIARHHAFRCRNGIIVDCFTGVGGNAIRFASNSIHTIAIDIDPKKIEYAQHNASIYGVKHLIEFITGDSFILAQNLKADTVFLSPPWGGPHYAKARNFDIITMLKPHNGQFLFNVAKQIAPRIVMFLPRNVDINQLAELSLSVNPPWKLEVEKNFLNGNLKAITAYFTDPSL, via the exons ATGGCAGACGGCGATCATAAAGGCGAACTTGAAGACTCTCCAGCAATTATAGCACTTGGATCCCTCCTTAAGCTCACCGAAATCCACTTTTG GGTCGATCTTTATACCGGGATGCCATATGATTCAACTTATCTAGAATGTAAA GAAACAGCCATGGATGAAGCCATTAGCTCAAGCAAGACAG AAAGTAGTTCTGTATCTGTTGAGACTGAATTGTCTAGGCAGATGAATGAACTAGGGCTTCCTCTTTCCTTCTGCACAAACAAGGAG AAGAGAAATGGAAAGGTCAGAGGAAATAGAAAGTATGTCAACAAGAAAGTTTTGCATACACATGAAGAAACTAGAGATGAAGCTTCTTTAAAAGATGACATGCAAATGGAAGCTACTCCAGAACATGTTAATGGTGGAACTTGTAGTGATATGATTGTTGATGACAAAAGGGAGAATCCAAAAGATGAAAGGATTGATGATACAATTGATAGTGGAAGAAATGATGAATCTGGAGATTGGATGATATATTGGGATGAGTTTTATGAAAGAAACTACTATTACAATAGTAGAACACATGAGTCAACATGGGAACAACCTCCAGAAATGGCATACTTAGATTCTGTTTATGTGTTAAATGAGATGAAAGAGATGGTGTTTAAAATAGATGATGAAGCTTATGCTATTAAAAATGATATCAAAGAGGAAAATTCAGGTGTTTTGCAACATGATTGTAGGCTTTCAACTACTCTTTCTGATGATAAATTAAATGAACTTTTGAGTAGCAAAGAAGATGATGGAAATATGCATCTCACACCAAAGAAATTGTATACTGAAGCTGATGATGTTGTttacaaaagaaaaaagaaagtgaAACGAACAAAGGCACACAAGAAATCATCTGTTGACAATAAAG AGGTTGAATTTGAGGTGTCAATGGATCCAATTATTAGCAAGTATTGGTGTCAAAGATACTTGCTTTTTTCAAAATATGATGAGGGAATAAAAATGGATGAAGAAGGTTGGTTTTCTGCAACTCCGGAATGCATAGCACGGCATCACGCATTCCGATGTCGGAATGGAATCATTGTTGATTGTTTTACTGGAGTTGGTGGGAATGCCATCCGATTTGCATCAAA CAGCATCCACACAATTGCAATTGATATTGATCCAAAGAAGATCGAGTATGCTCAACATAATGCATCCATTTATGGAGTCAAACATCTTATAGAATTTATAACAGGCGACTCTTTCATTTTAGCCCAAAACTTAAAG gCAGACACTGTGTTCTTGTCTCCACCCTGGGGTGGGCCCCACTATGCTAAAGCAAGAAACTTTGACATCATCACTATGCTCAAGCCACATAACGG ACAATTTCTCTTCAATGTGGCGAAACAAATAGCTCCAAGAATCGTTATGTTTCTTCCAAGAAATGTTGACATCAATCAACTAGCTGAGCTGTCACTTTCTGTTAATCCTCCATGGAAACTTGAG GTTGAAAAGAACTTTTTAAATGGCAACTTGAAGGCTATTACTGCCTACTTCACGGATCCATCATTGTGA
- the LOC111911430 gene encoding uncharacterized protein LOC111911430 isoform X3: MMLNSVFQKRNGKVRGNRKYVNKKVLHTHEETRDEASLKDDMQMEATPEHVNGGTCSDMIVDDKRENPKDERIDDTIDSGRNDESGDWMIYWDEFYERNYYYNSRTHESTWEQPPEMAYLDSVYVLNEMKEMVFKIDDEAYAIKNDIKEENSGVLQHDCRLSTTLSDDKLNELLSSKEDDGNMHLTPKKLYTEADDVVYKRKKKVKRTKAHKKSSVDNKEVEFEVSMDPIISKYWCQRYLLFSKYDEGIKMDEEGWFSATPECIARHHAFRCRNGIIVDCFTGVGGNAIRFASNSIHTIAIDIDPKKIEYAQHNASIYGVKHLIEFITGDSFILAQNLKADTVFLSPPWGGPHYAKARNFDIITMLKPHNGQFLFNVAKQIAPRIVMFLPRNVDINQLAELSLSVNPPWKLEVEKNFLNGNLKAITAYFTDPSL; this comes from the exons ATGATGCTTAATTCGGTTTTCCAGAAGAGAAATGGAAAGGTCAGAGGAAATAGAAAGTATGTCAACAAGAAAGTTTTGCATACACATGAAGAAACTAGAGATGAAGCTTCTTTAAAAGATGACATGCAAATGGAAGCTACTCCAGAACATGTTAATGGTGGAACTTGTAGTGATATGATTGTTGATGACAAAAGGGAGAATCCAAAAGATGAAAGGATTGATGATACAATTGATAGTGGAAGAAATGATGAATCTGGAGATTGGATGATATATTGGGATGAGTTTTATGAAAGAAACTACTATTACAATAGTAGAACACATGAGTCAACATGGGAACAACCTCCAGAAATGGCATACTTAGATTCTGTTTATGTGTTAAATGAGATGAAAGAGATGGTGTTTAAAATAGATGATGAAGCTTATGCTATTAAAAATGATATCAAAGAGGAAAATTCAGGTGTTTTGCAACATGATTGTAGGCTTTCAACTACTCTTTCTGATGATAAATTAAATGAACTTTTGAGTAGCAAAGAAGATGATGGAAATATGCATCTCACACCAAAGAAATTGTATACTGAAGCTGATGATGTTGTttacaaaagaaaaaagaaagtgaAACGAACAAAGGCACACAAGAAATCATCTGTTGACAATAAAG AGGTTGAATTTGAGGTGTCAATGGATCCAATTATTAGCAAGTATTGGTGTCAAAGATACTTGCTTTTTTCAAAATATGATGAGGGAATAAAAATGGATGAAGAAGGTTGGTTTTCTGCAACTCCGGAATGCATAGCACGGCATCACGCATTCCGATGTCGGAATGGAATCATTGTTGATTGTTTTACTGGAGTTGGTGGGAATGCCATCCGATTTGCATCAAA CAGCATCCACACAATTGCAATTGATATTGATCCAAAGAAGATCGAGTATGCTCAACATAATGCATCCATTTATGGAGTCAAACATCTTATAGAATTTATAACAGGCGACTCTTTCATTTTAGCCCAAAACTTAAAG gCAGACACTGTGTTCTTGTCTCCACCCTGGGGTGGGCCCCACTATGCTAAAGCAAGAAACTTTGACATCATCACTATGCTCAAGCCACATAACGG ACAATTTCTCTTCAATGTGGCGAAACAAATAGCTCCAAGAATCGTTATGTTTCTTCCAAGAAATGTTGACATCAATCAACTAGCTGAGCTGTCACTTTCTGTTAATCCTCCATGGAAACTTGAG GTTGAAAAGAACTTTTTAAATGGCAACTTGAAGGCTATTACTGCCTACTTCACGGATCCATCATTGTGA
- the LOC111911431 gene encoding uncharacterized protein LOC111911431, which produces MQELRFQDHKISITSSQSRSSYGGGGAGAGGGSPDSVIFSNFSLFSSSASASVERCSSASDALDRDSIVSEMSLHLSGRGFRDSSSSARGPDPDPNNNSTVVRSGGQHPVSKKAEKAKAIIDYTDVETHGEKHQILDSARSSFSQALKDCQTRKSRSENLSRKSDRRRPTSLDLNNQVINVTTSSPRLAMKTSVSSRKTSLFPSPVTPNYRPPNMKGWSSERVPLPTNTNRRQVSSGLMSYNSGRTLPSKWEDAERWICSPVGGEANLKQSIQQPQRRQKSKSGPLGPHGSSFYSMYSPAVHTFDGGNIGSLSLLNGSPFSSRINSNNNVDRNVNSGNFPSLTEPCMARSVSVHGCSESLSQSLLRITQDGKTGDVSRRDMATQMSPEGSPYSSPRMRNSISVSNSLTVDELQQIRTSKADVRDVQVDDQVSLSRWSKKTRTRIPGRRAGSDIVDDWKRKALEVRSADWEVSEMTKSLSKVKREEAKITAWENLQKAKAEASIRKLEMKLEKKRSSSMDKIMSKLRSAQKKAQEMRGSVLSNQVPRSSTSSSSHKAISLIRTPQIGSLSGCFTCHAF; this is translated from the exons ATGCAGGAGCTAAGATTTCAAGATCACAAAATCAGCATTACCAGTAGCCAGTCGAGATCGAGCTACGGCGGAGGTGGTGCTGGTGCCGGTGGTGGTAGTCCTGACTCCGTCATATTCTCGAATTTCAGCCTCTTTTCTTCTTCCGCTTCAGCTAGCGTCGAGCGATGTTCTTCTGCTTCAGATGCTCTTGATCGAGATTCCATCGTCTCCGAAATGTCTCTG CATTTGTCGGGACGTGGTTTCCGTGATTCCTCCTCCTCCGCAAGGGGTCCAGATCCAGATCCAAACAATAATTCTACAGTAGTTAGGAGCGGAGGTCAGCATCCAGTAAGCAAAAAAGCCGAAAAAGCAAAAG CTATAATAGATTACACTGATGTCGAAACACATGGTGAGAAGCATCAAATACTAGATTCAGCAAGGAGCTCCTTCTCTCAAGCTCTAAAAG ATTGCCAAACACGAAAGTCAAGATCTGAAAATCTATCAAGGAAGTCAGACAGGAGAAGACCAACATCTTTAGATCTCAACAATCAAGTGATAAATGTAACCACATCTTCTCCAAGACTTGCTATGAAAACCTCTGTTTCAAGTCGAAAAACAAGCTTATTCCCAAGTCCTGTGACCCCAAATTATCGACCTCCAAACATGAAAGGATGGAGTTCAGAACGTGTGCCTTTACCTACAAACACTAACAGAAGACAAGTGAGTTCTGGATTGATGTCTTACAATAGTGGAAGAACACTTCCTTCCAAATGGGAAGATGCTGAAAGGTGGATATGTAGTCCAGTTGGAGGAGAAGCTAATTTAAAACAATCAATTCAACAGCCACAAAGAAGACAAAAGTCAAAGAGTGGTCCACTTGGGCCACATGGATCTTCATTCTACTCCATGTATTCCCCTGCTGTACATACATTCGATGGAGGAAATATAGGAAGTTTAAGTTTGCTCAATGGATCTCCATTTTCAAGTAGAATAAATTCAAATAACAATGTTGATCGAAATGTGAATAGTGGAAACTTCCCTTCATTGACTGAGCCATGTATGGCAAGATCAGTCAGTGTACATGGTTGCTCTGAATCATTGAGTCAATCATTATTGCGTATAACTCAAG ATGGAAAAACTGGTGATGTTTCAAGGAGAGATATGGCAACACAAATGAGCCCTGAGGGAAGTCCATACTCGTCTCCTAGAATGAGAAACTCTATTTCTGTTTCCAATTCTCTTACTGTGGATGAGTTGCAGCAGATCCGAACCTCTAAAGCAGATGTGAGAGATGTACAGGTGGATGATCAGGTCAGTTTGTCAAGATGGTCAAAGAAAACTAGAACTCGGATTCCGGGCAGGCGGGCAGGGTCAGACATAGTGGATGACTGGAAAAGAAAAGCGTTGGAGGTTCGGTCTGCAGATTGGGAAGTTTCAGAGATGACTAAAAGTCTTTCAAA GGTTAAACGGGAGGAAGCTAAAATTACTGCTTGGGAGAATCTCCAGAAGGCAAAAGCAGAAGCATCCATACGAAAACTTGAG ATGAAATTGGAAAAAAAGCGATCGTCTTCCATGGATAAAATTATGAGCAAACTACGATCAGCTCAAAAAAAGGCACAAGAAATGAGAGGGTCGGTTTTATCTAATCAAGTTCCTCGATcttcaacttcttcttcttcacacaAGGCCATCTCACTTATCAGGACTCCACAAATAGGTTCCTTAAGTGGCTGCTTTACTTGCCATGCATTTTAA